The Helicobacter fennelliae nucleotide sequence TGTATCGATAAAATCTAATCCACTCAAGCTCTTAACGGTATCAAGCCATTCTTGAAGTCGTTTGGAGTGCGGTGAAATCGTGCCAAAATCCTTATAAAACAACTCAACCAATGCAAAAGCCTCTTCTTGTGTCTTGACTTTAGAGATTTTGTTTTGAAAATCCTTAAGCGTAGGGGCTTTGGGCTTGTGTCCTTGCGAAGAAAGCCGCACGATAACAGAGCCCAAAACAAAAACAACAAGCCCAAATCCAAGAGAAATAAGCAAAAAAATCGTATAAAATCCGTGATGAAACATTAGCGTTTGTTAGCGTTTGCGCGCTTTGTAAGCACTATAAAAATCAGTTGTAGCCTGCACGAAACCATCGATACTTCCGCAATCATAACGTTTGCCTTCAAATTTATACGCAAGCACTCTGCCATTTTTTGCCTGCTCCATAAGCGCGTCAGTGATTTGTATCTCGCCCTTTTTGCCCGGAGGTGTTACACGCAAAATATCAAAAATATCAGGCGTAAGAATGTATCTTCCGATGATAGCGAGATTTGATGGAGCTTCGTTTTTGTTTGGCTTTTCGATTGTTTTATTGACACGATATACATTTTTGGCAATTTCATCGCCTGAGATCACGCCATATTTATCGACTTCATCTTGAGGCACTTCTTCGATCGCTACAATCGAACATTTGTGTTTGTTGTAGAGTTTGACCATTTGTGCTAGCACGCCATCGCCGCTATTAGTGCATAAATCATCAGCCAAAATCACTGCAAATGGTTCGTTGCCAATGAGTGTCTCACCTGTCAAAATAGCATGCCCTAAACCTTTCATTTCATTTTGCCTTGTATAAGAAAAAGTGCATTGACTGATGAGAGTGCGCACTTCTGCGATTAAGGATTCTTTGTCTGTGCCTTTGATTTGGTGCTCAAGCTCATAGCTAATGTCAAAATGATCCTCAATACTGCGCTTTCCTCGTCCTGTAACAATCGCCATTGTATGACAACCTGCCTGTAACGCTTCTTCTACGCCATATTGGATAAGCGGTTTGGTTAGGATTGGTAACATTTCTTTTGGCATTGCTTTTGTCGCAGGCAAAAACCGCGTCCCATATCCCGCTGCTGGAAACAAACATTTACTAATCATTCAAACTCCTTTAAAACATAAATTTTAGCATTGTAGAAAAAAATAACAAACAAAATCCCATATACCTAATATCTTAATGCCGATTGCAAGAGAGCTTCTATATTTATTTCATTGCCTAAAAGTTTGTGATAAATCACATAATTTGCCAAAACTTTCATTCCATAGAATCTTGATTCCTCATTTTGAAGAAGCTCAAGCGAGAGCCAAGGCTCGTATTTGCGATTTTTGATAAAGAGTCTCTTTTTTTCAAGGGTGCGTCGCAAAAATCCCGGTCCGCCATTATACGCATACGCCACAAACAACGGGTGATGAAACTCATCATCAAGCTCTTTGAGATACATTTTGCCAAATTTATACGCCATCGCAGGATCAAACATAGAATCTAATCTCACCCCCTCAAGCCCTATTTTTTTTGCAAACGGCTCGACATTAAATGGCATAATCTGCATCATACCAAGCGCATAAGAGCGCGAAATGAGTGCGGGTAAAAAATTACTCTCTTGTTTAGCGATAGCAAAAGTCATCGCCTGCTCATCGATACTTGCCCACTGCACCAAATCCCTATAAGGCATAATGTAATAATTCACAGAATATTTTGTCAAGCGATTATCAAAATACGCAAAATGCGGAACAGAATCTACATAATAAAAGCTTTTGATGAGCTTTTGATACTGCTGTGTGTCTTTGATATTTGAAATATTTGTGCGCAATGTCTGCCACAAAAATGGATCTTTGATGTCAAAATCTGGATTTTTAGCACCGAGATTCTCAAATGAAGAGATGATTTTAAAATTTGGCGTGGTTTTGAGCTTTTGATTTGCAAAAATAGAAAAAATATCCACAAAATTGCTAGCTTGCAAATCATTGAGAAATAAAGCATTTTGGCTTATGAGGTATTGCCAAAAAATCGCCCTATCTCTAAAAAACGGATCAACAGCCACATTTCTTGAGAGCTCAAAATACCTTAGCGCATCGTGGGTATTATGATGAGTTATAATCTCATTAATCCCGAGCAAAAAGAAGGTATTTGTATCAGATATGGTGATATTTGCTTTTGATATGGCTTTTTTAAACGCGCCAAATTGAGAATCTAAAATGATTGTCTGCAAGATTTTATTAAAAGAAGTTTTGTTTTCATGGGCGAGTTTTTTTATAAGTGATGGCTTGAGATTGCTCTCAAAAAGTTTGAGTTTTTGGGAGTATGAGAGGGCATTAAAAATATCTGCAAAAGTTTGCGCATCAGCTGCAAACATCGCTTCAGTGATATTTTTTTGCCTAAGGATTGCTATTTTTTGAAGTAATTTTGGATTTGCCTGAAGCTTTTGGGTGAAAAACTTTACATCAGCTTGATTCATCAAAGGAATGTCTTGAAGTCTAAGTCCAAATGCAATACATTCTGGATCTTTATTTTTAAGCTCTTGAAGTGAGAGTTTAGCGCAGATGACGCTTTTTGGCATCGCAATATGAAAGCCCTTTTTTTCTAAAGCACTCTTTAGCTTTGGAATCTCATTATACACAAGCGAATACGCCTCAATGCAATCCTGCAAGCTTGTGTCTTTATCACCAATGTATTCCCAAATATAAAAATCCCTTGCCACACCCTTTGGCTTTGTTTGTAGCTCTTCAAGGCTTAGCAGTGGCTTTGAGTTAAGGTTTATACACCCACACACAAAGACAACGCACAGCACAAAAAATAAGTGAGATATATCGCGTTTTAGATTCTGCGGATTCTGCATTAATAAAGCCTCATCATCATCTGAATAAGCGTCATATCAAGCAATTCAAGCGCGATGATAAGCAATAATGGCGAAAAATCTATGCCATTAAAGCTAAGCGGAATCTTGCGTCTCAAAAAATCAAGCACAGGAAAACTTAAGCGGTAAAACACCTGCACGATCGGATTATATGGATCAGGGCGCACCCAGCTCAAAATCGTCGCAATGATGATAATCCAGATATATGCAGTAATGATCATATGCAAAATTTTTCCAATAGCCCCAATGATAATCATGTCAATCCTTTAATTTTTTAGAGATAAGATTTTATCAATCATAAGCCGCAAATACGGATAAGTCTGATGTAGCTCAGGACCGCAAGAAGCCCCGCTTAATACAATACGCAATGGCTTGAAAAACGCCTTGCCTTTGAGATTGCTCTCTTTCATTAATAGTTGCTTAAATTCCTCGTATTCAAGCGGAAGATTTTGCTTTTTTGCACACAAAATATTATACAAAATCATACATTCTTTTGAAAAATCCTGCCCCTCATAAAGCTTTGCGATGTCCTTTGGTGCAAAAATTGCCTCGATTTTCTCGCGCAATTCATTAAGTGTGCTCGCTTCCTCAAGATAGATTCTAGCTAGCGCGCCAAGGCTTAGATTCGGCGTAGAGCTAGAATCCAAAAGCATACTCAAATCGCTTTCATTGAGGTTTTTGAGATGAGCGTGATTGATGAAGCGTAATTTGGCAAGATCAAATTTGACGGGAGATTTGGCTATTTTTTTGATGTCAAACCATTCAATCGCCTCGCTTAGCGTAAAAATCTCATGTGGCACAGCATTACCCATAGCGATGA carries:
- a CDS encoding YggT family protein — encoded protein: MIIIGAIGKILHMIITAYIWIIIIATILSWVRPDPYNPIVQVFYRLSFPVLDFLRRKIPLSFNGIDFSPLLLIIALELLDMTLIQMMMRLY
- a CDS encoding lytic transglycosylase domain-containing protein; this encodes MQNPQNLKRDISHLFFVLCVVFVCGCINLNSKPLLSLEELQTKPKGVARDFYIWEYIGDKDTSLQDCIEAYSLVYNEIPKLKSALEKKGFHIAMPKSVICAKLSLQELKNKDPECIAFGLRLQDIPLMNQADVKFFTQKLQANPKLLQKIAILRQKNITEAMFAADAQTFADIFNALSYSQKLKLFESNLKPSLIKKLAHENKTSFNKILQTIILDSQFGAFKKAISKANITISDTNTFFLLGINEIITHHNTHDALRYFELSRNVAVDPFFRDRAIFWQYLISQNALFLNDLQASNFVDIFSIFANQKLKTTPNFKIISSFENLGAKNPDFDIKDPFLWQTLRTNISNIKDTQQYQKLIKSFYYVDSVPHFAYFDNRLTKYSVNYYIMPYRDLVQWASIDEQAMTFAIAKQESNFLPALISRSYALGMMQIMPFNVEPFAKKIGLEGVRLDSMFDPAMAYKFGKMYLKELDDEFHHPLFVAYAYNGGPGFLRRTLEKKRLFIKNRKYEPWLSLELLQNEESRFYGMKVLANYVIYHKLLGNEINIEALLQSALRY
- the galU gene encoding UTP--glucose-1-phosphate uridylyltransferase GalU, with the protein product MISKCLFPAAGYGTRFLPATKAMPKEMLPILTKPLIQYGVEEALQAGCHTMAIVTGRGKRSIEDHFDISYELEHQIKGTDKESLIAEVRTLISQCTFSYTRQNEMKGLGHAILTGETLIGNEPFAVILADDLCTNSGDGVLAQMVKLYNKHKCSIVAIEEVPQDEVDKYGVISGDEIAKNVYRVNKTIEKPNKNEAPSNLAIIGRYILTPDIFDILRVTPPGKKGEIQITDALMEQAKNGRVLAYKFEGKRYDCGSIDGFVQATTDFYSAYKARKR